One window of Nitrospirota bacterium genomic DNA carries:
- the fliG gene encoding flagellar motor switch protein FliG yields MAMNGYEKAAIFLSAVGEETASQILKGLDPEVIGKITSYMSRMKRSDRTKIESVFIETLEKVSSGDITQVGGEEYVKKILTKGLGNADAEKILEMVSKESPLESLKWVNPKILSSFLVTEHPQTIALILCLLDSEQAAAIMEALPEHVRADVALRVATTERIPDSALEEIEEVLKGQLDIGKGNQGKSFQGTKVIAEILNHCERTTEQKILGNIEGRDNAMADSIRELMLVFDDLEKIDDRGIQLILKEITTEDLTLALKTATDTFKQKIFKNMSQRAVQILKEEMETRGPVKVSDVEKSQQNIVKIARKLDEEGKVVIAGRGKEEFV; encoded by the coding sequence ATGGCGATGAACGGGTATGAGAAAGCAGCCATATTTTTAAGCGCCGTAGGCGAGGAGACGGCGTCACAGATTTTAAAAGGCCTCGACCCGGAAGTCATAGGTAAAATCACCTCGTACATGTCGCGCATGAAAAGGTCCGACCGCACGAAGATAGAGAGCGTTTTTATTGAAACACTGGAAAAGGTAAGCAGCGGCGACATAACCCAGGTCGGAGGCGAGGAATATGTGAAAAAGATTTTGACCAAAGGGCTTGGAAACGCCGATGCCGAGAAAATCCTCGAGATGGTATCTAAAGAGAGCCCGCTGGAATCATTGAAATGGGTAAACCCCAAGATCCTTTCAAGCTTTCTCGTGACTGAACATCCCCAGACCATCGCCCTGATTTTATGTCTTCTTGATTCAGAGCAGGCGGCCGCAATTATGGAGGCGCTGCCGGAGCATGTAAGGGCTGATGTTGCGCTCAGGGTCGCGACAACCGAGAGGATACCTGACAGCGCGCTTGAAGAAATAGAGGAGGTGCTTAAAGGACAACTGGATATTGGCAAGGGGAACCAGGGAAAGTCCTTTCAAGGCACAAAGGTAATTGCCGAGATATTAAACCACTGTGAAAGGACCACAGAGCAGAAGATACTCGGCAACATAGAAGGCAGGGACAACGCGATGGCGGATTCGATCAGAGAGCTTATGCTGGTGTTTGATGACCTTGAGAAGATAGATGACAGGGGGATCCAGCTCATATTGAAAGAGATCACCACCGAGGACCTCACGCTTGCTTTAAAAACAGCTACCGACACATTTAAGCAAAAGATCTTCAAGAATATGTCTCAGAGGGCGGTGCAGATTTTGAAGGAAGAGATGGAGACAAGGGGCCCTGTGAAGGTGTCCGATGTTGAGAAGTCACAGCAGAACATCGTCAAGATCGCAAGGAAGCTTGATGAGGAAGGCAAGGTTGTGATAGCGGGAAGGGGCAAGGAAGAATTTGTTTAA
- the fliF gene encoding flagellar M-ring protein FliF codes for MAAIDNVFENLKSWPASKKTAALAVLVISIAGIILLMSWMQRVDYQVLYSNLSEEDAGKIVQALQEKKIPYKVGDGGAVLVASDKVYDTRLQLASQGLPQGGGVGFEIFDNTTFTTSEFVQKLNYRRALEGELSRTIRSLASVQQCRVHLVVPDKSVFAFQQEKQDATAAVFLTLKQGRKPSSSEVDGIIHLVASSVEGLNPENITVVDSKGDLLQKPTNDSMLSLSGSQMEYQHSYESNIAQKIVSILEPVAGRGKVKAKVSAAFDFTKSERTEEKFDPEGVVVRSEQKSSEKSTSGTPAGIPGTASNLPGGAAPQYAGSQGQSSKQDETINYETSKTVTHVVESPVSLERMTVAILVDGILPSQQGAVENAKQYVQRSEEDVKYYEDIVKKTVGFTSDRGDEISVKVMPFREMAVEDAKDAPREIMPIVMSVSKYLIPVAVALLFFLFVVRPLMKTLSSMPVRQQQSYPGGAAGAANALDESPLQAKEIPLEKKVIDWANKNPQQAAVLVKGWLEEK; via the coding sequence ATGGCGGCTATCGACAATGTTTTTGAAAATTTAAAATCCTGGCCTGCTTCAAAAAAGACCGCGGCCCTGGCAGTGCTGGTGATAAGCATTGCCGGAATAATCCTCCTGATGTCATGGATGCAGAGGGTCGATTATCAGGTCCTGTATTCAAACCTTTCAGAAGAAGACGCGGGGAAGATCGTCCAGGCATTACAGGAAAAGAAGATACCGTATAAAGTTGGCGACGGCGGCGCTGTGCTTGTTGCCTCGGACAAGGTTTACGACACAAGGCTCCAGCTTGCCTCGCAGGGCCTTCCGCAGGGCGGCGGCGTAGGATTTGAAATATTTGATAATACAACTTTTACAACAAGCGAGTTTGTCCAGAAGCTCAATTACAGGAGGGCGCTTGAAGGGGAACTCTCCCGGACCATCCGCTCTCTCGCGAGCGTGCAGCAGTGCAGGGTGCATCTGGTGGTGCCCGATAAATCCGTGTTCGCCTTTCAGCAGGAGAAGCAGGATGCCACAGCCGCGGTTTTTCTGACCCTTAAGCAGGGAAGGAAACCCAGCAGCAGTGAAGTGGACGGCATAATTCACCTTGTGGCAAGCAGCGTGGAAGGACTGAACCCCGAAAATATCACCGTTGTCGACAGCAAAGGCGATCTCCTTCAGAAACCCACTAATGACAGCATGCTCAGCCTCAGCGGGTCACAGATGGAGTACCAGCACAGTTATGAATCGAACATCGCGCAAAAGATCGTCAGCATTCTTGAACCCGTTGCAGGCAGAGGCAAGGTGAAGGCGAAAGTTTCCGCTGCGTTTGATTTCACAAAGAGCGAAAGGACCGAAGAGAAGTTTGATCCCGAAGGAGTTGTTGTAAGGAGCGAGCAGAAGAGCTCTGAAAAGTCCACCTCCGGCACGCCTGCCGGCATCCCCGGCACCGCATCCAATCTGCCCGGCGGGGCAGCCCCGCAGTATGCAGGCTCACAGGGACAATCCTCAAAGCAGGATGAAACGATCAATTACGAAACGAGCAAGACCGTTACCCACGTAGTTGAATCACCGGTTTCGCTTGAGAGGATGACGGTGGCGATACTTGTTGACGGCATTCTCCCGTCGCAGCAGGGGGCGGTGGAAAACGCGAAACAATACGTCCAGCGCTCTGAAGAAGATGTTAAGTATTATGAAGACATAGTTAAAAAGACCGTTGGCTTCACCTCCGACAGGGGAGACGAGATCAGCGTGAAGGTCATGCCGTTCAGGGAAATGGCGGTTGAGGACGCCAAAGACGCTCCGAGGGAAATTATGCCGATCGTCATGAGTGTTTCGAAATACCTCATACCGGTTGCCGTTGCCTTATTGTTCTTCCTCTTTGTTGTCCGTCCTCTGATGAAGACGCTTTCATCGATGCCGGTCAGGCAGCAGCAGTCTTATCCCGGAGGCGCAGCAGGGGCAGCAAACGCCCTGGATGAAAGCCCGCTGCAGGCCAAAGAGATACCGCTTGAAAAGAAGGTCATAGACTGGGCGAACAAAAACCCGCAGCAGGCGGCTGTGCTGGTGAAGGGCTGGCTTGAGGAAAAATAG
- the fliE gene encoding flagellar hook-basal body complex protein FliE — protein MADITMIKNIGSNIATNSASQKNPAGSVSGASFDEVINEAMSKASQLQNDVDKAVGDLSKGGDVTSAILAVEKADMSFQLMVEIRNKLISTYEEVMRLPV, from the coding sequence ATGGCGGACATAACAATGATCAAAAATATCGGCAGCAATATCGCGACTAACTCCGCTTCGCAGAAAAATCCGGCGGGCAGTGTTTCCGGGGCCAGTTTTGACGAAGTTATAAATGAAGCGATGAGCAAGGCCTCACAGCTGCAGAATGATGTTGACAAGGCGGTAGGCGACCTGTCAAAGGGAGGCGATGTCACAAGCGCGATCCTCGCGGTGGAAAAAGCTGACATGTCGTTTCAGCTGATGGTTGAGATAAGGAACAAGCTTATAAGCACTTATGAAGAAGTGATGAGGTTGCCGGTTTAA
- the flgC gene encoding flagellar basal body rod protein FlgC: MDIFKVSATALEAQRIRMNTIASNMANAQTTKTETGGPYVRKDVVFSTMLINSNPSEKLEGVRVSNVVPDNKPPITIYDPGHPDADEDGNVSMPNINVIEEMANMMMALRAYEANVKAFNTSKGMFQKALELGRV, encoded by the coding sequence ATGGATATTTTTAAGGTGAGCGCAACCGCCCTTGAGGCGCAAAGGATAAGGATGAATACAATAGCATCCAATATGGCAAACGCGCAGACCACAAAGACGGAGACCGGCGGCCCGTACGTGAGGAAGGACGTCGTGTTCTCGACAATGCTCATAAATTCAAATCCTTCTGAAAAACTTGAAGGGGTCAGGGTCAGCAACGTGGTCCCGGACAATAAACCGCCGATAACGATTTATGATCCGGGGCATCCTGACGCTGATGAAGACGGCAACGTCAGCATGCCGAATATCAACGTCATTGAAGAGATGGCGAATATGATGATGGCGCTGAGGGCCTATGAAGCAAACGTCAAGGCGTTCAATACAAGCAAAGGCATGTTCCAGAAGGCGCTTGAACTCGGGAGGGTATAA
- the flgB gene encoding flagellar basal body rod protein FlgB gives MDKGFKILEGLVQAANIRQKVISSNIANVDTPGYKAKDVKFNNLLSSEKKLLTTDPKHVGGANASTVSSTANVEDNLSWEDKNNVELNVEVAKMTENALLHDTAVTILSSKIRMYKNAISRR, from the coding sequence ATGGACAAGGGTTTTAAGATTCTTGAGGGATTAGTTCAGGCTGCCAATATAAGGCAGAAGGTCATTTCCTCCAACATTGCCAACGTCGATACGCCCGGATACAAGGCAAAGGACGTTAAGTTCAATAATCTTCTCAGCAGCGAAAAAAAGCTTTTAACAACGGACCCCAAACACGTCGGCGGCGCAAATGCTTCAACGGTAAGCAGCACGGCAAATGTTGAAGACAATCTTTCATGGGAAGACAAAAACAATGTCGAGCTCAATGTTGAAGTGGCGAAGATGACCGAGAATGCACTGCTGCACGACACAGCGGTAACGATCTTATCATCGAAGATCAGGATGTATAAAAACGCCATAAGCAGAAGGTAA
- a CDS encoding sigma-54-dependent Fis family transcriptional regulator: MKSILVVDDDTQLRTALREAIVRMGYSVILAEDPVDALKKLDETPVSMIVTDMKMPKMDGVAFIKEARKKTGSLPILVITGFATVENAVNAMKEGAYDYLMKPFSFEALTKAIESIMSSVSQGGDEVLTNNENMKNLIQLSHSVALSDMTVLILGESGTGKELLARYIYKTSHRSKKPFIAVNCAAIPDNLLESELFGHEKGAFTGALDRKIGKFELAHGGTILLDEIGEMTAILQAKLLRVLQEREVDRVGGKQPVPVDVRVIATTNRDLQKEIKEGRFREDLFYRLSVFPIQLLPLRERPEDILLLSEHFAKKFSVQLNKTITGFSDDAVELLRTRQWRGNIRELENAVHRSVLIAKSDLINADDFMLEGNLSQCNPGNGSLRGMEMDLIMKTLEETNGNKTKAAKKLGVSVRTIRNKLQENGKNFPAAWKN; encoded by the coding sequence ATGAAATCAATACTTGTTGTTGATGATGACACACAGTTAAGGACGGCGTTAAGAGAGGCCATTGTCAGGATGGGCTACAGCGTGATACTTGCGGAAGACCCTGTTGACGCGCTGAAAAAACTTGATGAGACTCCTGTATCGATGATAGTGACTGACATGAAGATGCCGAAGATGGACGGCGTTGCGTTTATTAAAGAGGCAAGAAAAAAGACCGGAAGCCTGCCGATACTTGTTATTACCGGGTTTGCCACTGTTGAAAACGCGGTCAATGCCATGAAGGAGGGCGCGTACGATTACCTGATGAAGCCGTTCTCATTCGAGGCCCTGACAAAGGCGATCGAATCCATCATGTCGAGCGTTTCACAGGGCGGCGATGAGGTGTTGACCAACAACGAGAACATGAAAAACCTGATCCAGCTTTCACACAGCGTAGCATTAAGCGACATGACGGTGCTTATTTTAGGCGAGAGCGGAACAGGAAAGGAGCTTCTCGCAAGATATATTTACAAGACAAGCCACAGGAGCAAGAAACCATTTATCGCGGTGAACTGCGCCGCGATACCCGACAACCTCCTTGAGTCCGAGCTTTTCGGCCATGAAAAAGGCGCCTTCACCGGAGCGCTGGACAGAAAAATAGGCAAGTTCGAGCTTGCCCACGGAGGCACGATCCTCCTCGATGAAATTGGAGAGATGACCGCAATCCTGCAGGCGAAGCTCCTGAGGGTCTTGCAGGAAAGGGAGGTTGACAGGGTAGGGGGCAAACAGCCTGTCCCGGTAGACGTGAGGGTCATCGCCACAACCAACAGGGACCTGCAAAAAGAGATAAAAGAAGGAAGGTTCAGGGAGGACCTTTTTTACAGGCTCAGCGTATTCCCCATTCAACTGCTGCCGTTAAGGGAAAGACCGGAAGATATCCTTCTGCTTTCAGAACACTTTGCAAAAAAGTTTTCCGTACAACTTAACAAGACCATCACGGGTTTCTCGGATGACGCGGTTGAATTATTAAGGACAAGACAGTGGAGGGGAAACATAAGGGAGCTCGAAAACGCGGTGCACCGTTCAGTGCTTATCGCGAAATCGGATTTAATAAACGCGGACGACTTTATGCTTGAAGGTAATTTAAGCCAGTGCAATCCCGGCAACGGGAGTTTAAGAGGCATGGAGATGGACCTGATCATGAAGACCCTTGAGGAGACGAACGGCAATAAGACAAAGGCCGCCAAGAAACTCGGGGTGAGCGTCAGGACCATCAGGAATAAACTTCAAGAGAACGGGAAAAATTTTCCCGCAGCGTGGAAAAATTGA